One Rhizoctonia solani chromosome 1, complete sequence DNA window includes the following coding sequences:
- a CDS encoding polygalacturonase produces MSIWEKYSTVGRSTEHSVIEPGKCCVFNLALSRLPHLFCHFSGFTMIAAAALALLPLVSAYSKTFVVPHVDGKDDSPAVIAALANYSSDSLILFQKGVTYNLWTPINFGSLTNSEVAFEGNATYPTSIAAVQAEVAKSTFPGHWLRISGTNVTLRGTTDPNWGWIDSHGQQWWDAVQQTNRPHGIRFSVTNGVIRDMKLWQPIAWNFALSGSKNVRVHGNRIHAVSTTKAFPFNTDGFGAGGTNLLYENNHIANGDDCITVGNGSNGVHFRNNYCEGGHGMSIGSLGSGGSVASVQNVLFENVVMKNHLYGARFKSWTGGNGVARNITWRNIVLENVPFPIFVTQNYWDQNLGPKPSTGAVNNTHIEDMLFDNFSGSQLDTPYVEGSCVSDPCWYAVANATGKEIAIFDLYPNTTSNILARHISGIKPVNGAQPAVMCDPATVDNDVGFVCQDGAFVPTKVGYTR; encoded by the exons ATGAGCATATGGGAAAAGTACAGTACCGTCGGCCGGTCTACAGAACACTCTGTCATCGAGCCTGGGAAATGCTGCGTATTTAATCTCGCTCTTTCTCGACTCCCCCATCTGTTCTGCCATTTCTCGGGTTTCACTATGATTGCTGCTGCGGCCCTCGCTCTCCTACCCCTCGTCTCTGCCTACTCCAAGACGTTTGTAGTACCCCATGTCGATGGAAAGGACGACTCACCGGCGGTCATCGCCGCTCTCGCCAACTACAGCTCCGACTCGCTCATCCTGTTCCAAAAGGGTGTCACATATAACCTCTGGACG CCCATCAATTTTGGCTCATTGACCAACTCTGAAGTCGCTTTCGAAGGAAACGCAACCTACCCTACAAGTATCGCCGCCGTCCAAGCCGAAGTAGCCAAATCG ACCTTCCCCGGACactggctcagaatcagcgGCACAAACGTCACGCTCCGCGGTACCACCGATCCCAACTGGGGCTGGATCGACTCGCACGGCCAACAATGGTGGGACGCCGTCCAGCAGACGAACCGCCCACATGGGATCCGGTTCAGCGTGACCAATGGCGTGATAAGGGATATGAAACTATGGCAGCCTATTGCTTGGAACTTTGCGTTGAGCGGGAGCAAGAATGTTCGTGTGCATGGTAATCGGATTCATGCCGTGTCGACTACCAAG GCGTTTCCGTTTAATACTGATGGGTTTGGCGCGGGCGGTACAAACTTGCTCTACGAGAACAACCACATTGCGAACGGCGATGACTGCATAACCGTCGGAAACGGCTCCAACGGCGTCCACTTTCGCAAC AACTACTGCGAAGGCGGCCACGGCATGTCCATCGGCTCTCTCGGCTCGGGCGGCTCAGTCGCATCCGTGCAAAACGTTCTGTTCGAAAACGTCGTGATGAAGAACCATCTGTACGGTGCGCGCTTCAAGAGCTGGACGGGCGGGAACGGTGTGGCGAGGAATATCACTTGGCGGAATATCGTCCTTGAAAACGTACCTTTTCCCATTTTCGTTACCCAGAACTACTGGGATCAGAAC TTGGGACCGAAACCCTCGACTGGGGCAGTCAACAATACCCACATTGAGGATATGCTCTTTGACAACTTTAGCGGCTCTCAACTCGA CACCCCTTACGTCGAAGGTTCCTGCGTGTCTGACCCATGCTGGTACGCGGTGGCCAACGCAACCGGCAAAGAAATCGCCATCTTCGACCTCTATCCCAATACCACGAGCAACATTCTCGCCCGCCACATTTCCGGTATCAAACCCGTCAATGGCGCCCAGCCCGCTGTCATGTGTGATCCTGCGACGGTCGACAATGATGTGGGGTTCGTGTGCCAGGATGGGGCGTTTGTTCCTACCAAGGTGGGGTATACTCGATGA
- a CDS encoding 3' exoribonuclease family domain-containing protein encodes MAESTGQTPSRVDLEASTFQRLHPRTYFERFIAEGFRPDGRKVDAWRDVRINVGDSTIVCGVKAEIAEPDLERPSEGFIVPNLDLPAICSPKFKPGPPAEEAQMLSEKISDILSSSNAIDPKTLCIHTGKAAWVIYVDAVCINYDGNILDATMLAVVAALQTVRLNLKGIKSFTISFGIFDRAHLISDPSSFEEPLLDAAITVTIDVSSGALGGINQVGFSAPSATLETITQRAITHSKIIAEALVQAKNTAY; translated from the exons ATGGCAGAGTCCACAGGGCAAACGCCATCTCGGGTAGACCTCGAGGCGTCTACCTTCCAGCGTCTCCACCCTCGAACATATTTCGAACGATTTATTGCGGAAGGATTTAGGCCAGACGGAAGGAAGGTGGATGCGTGGAGAGATGTCCGAATTAACGTCG GAGACTCGACGATTGTATGTGGGGTCAAAGCCGAGATAGCAGAGCCAGATCTTGAGCGTCCTAGCGAAGGGTTCATTG TCCCGAATCTTGATCTTCCCGCCATTTGTTCACCCAAGTTCAAACCCGGACCTCCAGCTGAAGAGGCCCAGATGTTATCAGAAAAAATAAGTGACATTTTGTCCTC TTCAAACGCAATCGATCCCAAAACGTTATGCATTCATACCGGAAAAGCTGCGTGGGTGATATACGTCGATGCGGTATGCATCAACTATGACGGAAATATTCTGGATGCAACCATGCTCGCGGTTGTAGCTGCTTTACAAACGGTGCGCCTCAATTTAAAAGGCATCAAATCAT TTACGATTTCATTTGGTATTTTCGATAG GGCGCATCTGATATCCGACCCGTCGTCATTCGAAGAACCATTGCTTGATGCAGCAATCACAGTGACGATAGACGTATCCTCAGGTGCACTTGGTGGGATAAATCAAGTCGGGTTTTCGGCCCCCAGCGCTACGCTAGAGACTATCACTCAACGCGCAATAACTCACAGCAAAATTATCGCGGAGGCTCTAGTACAGGCGAAAAACACTGCATATTGA
- a CDS encoding CorA-like magnesium transporter protein has product MRMHSRDRGEWTQIRHAALSSTQCKSGATPATVANFRSLAPFTPHPHPHPHSHSTGSPHMEHEHLMSMLSPHEEEEVLRAQGLPIPTAAHLCYVRKTNARNRNARNTDELRKKLAGFANGHGNGNGNGAVSEGAPDELIPGLGEHSSTFVRKRQRKLSQSNTAHPSPEQTRAVRGCPPPTDTANNLTSQEAGVAAPPSNTGHDRPYRFSFYSNRLSATIHARSLSELPADGQTFEELERRQVDAYAYWGALTPEDPAKVKVSPMMAAKPTSDEEEVNTWWLDVLSPTNEEMAMLSKCLISIRLRRKIFKWRKREKRLNCSGIIILCVSVGSTRTRIALRTLSPSTCILSSSEGILSFHFRGTPHPQNVRRRIKQLKDYISVTSDWISYALIDDITDAFGPLIQGIEYEVDSIDELVLILKDTDQSDMLRRKQIGTCRKKVMGLLRLMGNKADVVKGLAKRCNENWSVAPKSDIVGLYLSDIQDHLITMTQNLNHYEKILSRSHSNYLAQISIEMTDANNQINDVLSKLTALGTVLIPMNLVTGLWGMNVHVPGEDLKDPGDYRWFISIIGGLVGFGIIGSWLTYKLMRNS; this is encoded by the exons ATGCGGATGCACTCGAGAGACAGAGGAGAATGGACGCAGATCCGCCATGCAGCTCT CTCGAGCACGCAGTGCAAGTCTGGCGCAACCCCAGCGACCGTCGCTAACTTTCGGTCACTCGCACCATTCACACCCCATCCTCACCCGCATCCTCACTCCCACTCGACTGGATCACCCCATATGGAGCACGAGCATCTAATGTCCATGCTATCTCCAcacgaagaggaagaggtcCTCCGTGCACAAGGTCTACCGATACCGACGGCCGCTC ACCTTTGCTACGTCCGAAAAACAAACGCTCGGAATCGCAACGCGCGAAACACGGACGAACTCAGAAAGAAACTCGCTGGGTTCGCCAACGGACACGGCAATGGTAACGGCAACGGCGCCGTCTCGGAAGGAGCACCGGACGAGCTGATCCCTGGCCTAGGCGAGCACAGTTCGACCTTTGTCCGCAAGAGACAGCGCAAACTCAGCCAGAGCAACACCGCCCACCCGTCGCCAGAACAAACTCGCGCTGTTCGAGGGTGCCCGCCTCCGACCGATACCGCCAACAACCTCACCTCGCAAGAAGCGGGCGTGGCGGCCCCTCCGTCGAACACGGGACACGACAGGCCCTACCGCTTTTCGTTTTACTCGAACCGCCTGTCCGCCACGATTCACGCCAGATCGCTCAGCGAGCTCCCGGCGGACGGGCAGACGTTCGAGGAGCT GGAGCGCCGGCAAGTCGACGCCTATGCCTATTGGGGTGCTCTTACCCCCGAAGACCCGGCCAAGGTCAAGGTCAGCCCGATGATGGCAGCAAAGCCAACATCGGACGAGGAGGAGGTGAACACCTGGTGGTTGGACGTCCTATCGCCCACCAACGAGGAGATGGCCATGTTAAGCAA GTGTTTAATATCCATCCGCTTACGACGGAAGATATTCAAATGGAGGAAACGCGAGAAAAGATTGAATTGTTCAGGAATTATTATCTT GTGTGTTTCCGTGGGTTCGACCAGGACCCGTATAGCCCTACGCACCTTGAGCCCCTCAACATGTATATTATCGTCTTCAGAGGGTATTCTATCC TTCCACTTTCGTGGTACACCCCACCCTCAAAACGTCCGCCGCCGAATCAAGCAACTCAAAGACTACATCTCCGTGACATCCGACTGGATCTCCTATGCCCTCATCGACGACATTACCGATGCCTTTGGCCCACTCATCCAAGGGATCGAATACGAAGTCGACTCGATCGACGAGCTTGTGCTGATTTTGAAGGATACGGACCAGAGCGACATGTTGAGGAG GAAACAGATCGGAACGTGTCGCAAAAAGGTCATGGGCTTGCTCCGTCTGATGGGCAACAAGGCAGACGTCGTCAAAGGCTTGGCGAAACGGTGCAATGAGAACTGGAGCGTGGCGCCCAAGTCCGACATCGTA GGGCTATATCTTTCTGATATTCAG GACCACTTGATCACAATGACCCAGAATCTGAACCACTACGAAAAGATCCTCAGCCGCTCTCACAGCAACTACCTCGCGCAGATTTCCATCGAGATGACGGACGCGAACAACCAGATCAACGACGTGCTCTCGAAGCTCACTGCATTGGGAACCGTCCTGATCCCTATGAACTTGGTTACCG GTCTCTGGGGGATGAACGTCCATGTGCCCGGTGAAGATTTGAAAGATCCGGGAGATTACAGGTGGTTCATTAG TATTATCGGTGGACTCGTCGGATTCGGTATCATCGGATCCTGGTTGACGTACAAGCTCATGAGAAACTCATAG
- a CDS encoding RNA binding motif domain-containing protein encodes MTLTLAIATIVVRVQVPASTKTATPSSRQKHFDPSEIAARLELALSDLSLWRNESLYQRVAGTSDWFIPFSRLRDHPLLSSIFIEEVNVPDASLVNALRSHGWGNFEFQMRLREPSSAAWKDKGKAPSGWVGAAGGYEIRSKWWAKRESGWMDALASVEERNWMARMVYVERVPQSIRSVWSLYHFISAFFSSEESECQVVHDILIPTAEPSLINPQPGRFRGQAFVVFATYELAQTFCKRWVWNAPHGTGSDKQPEFKSGNQWNKEAAEVTAESSGFRSLSKPQWDKLKAEYLEHQARILKQGPRRPKTDKRCNDSTSDTAVPIPAPARPPRQAPAPRQVESRPPPFPPGILVFVKRIHPETNKTTLKNLFTRGAPNGVEYIDFQKGIDSTILISKQQAHVHGLDDVGQESSTNPIEAEVVLGTREANYWAKVPEKVRMDAVAKAGLAGDRDGNEESKGRRKRQRKI; translated from the exons ATGACTCTGACACTGGCCATAGCGACGATAGTGGTTCGGGTTCAGGTCCCGGCTTCGA CCAAGACTGCGACTCCTAGCTCTCGCCAAAAGCATTTCGACCCCTCTGAGATTGCTGCTCGCCTGGAACTTGCACTCTCGGACCTCTCGCTCTGGAGAAACGAATCCCTGTACCAACGTGTAGCCGGAACATCTGACTGGT TtatcccattttctcgactTCGGGACCACCCGCTTCTCTCCTCTATATTTATTGAAGAAGTCAATGTACCAGATGCATCGCTGGTCAATGCGTTAAGATCACATGGCTGGGGAAACTTTGAGTTTCAAATGAGGCTACGCGAGCCTAGTAGTGCTGCCTGgaaggataaggggaaagcACCGTCTGGGTGGGTGGGTGCCGCCGGCGGATACGAAATTCGGAGTAAATGGTGGGCCAAGAGAGAAAGTGGGTGGATGGATGCGCTAGCTTCTGTCGAGGAGCGGAATTGGATGGCGAGAATGGTTTATGTT GAACGTGTTCCTCAGTCAATCCGATCAGTATGGTCGTTATACCACTTTATATCTGCGTTCTTTTCTTCTGAGGAATCAGAATGTCAAGTTGTACACGATATACTAATACCGACAGCTGAACCATCTCTCATCAACCCCCAACCAGGGCGTTTCCGAGGACAAGCGTTCGTAGTTTTCGCAACGTACGAATTAGCCCAGACTTTTTGTAAACGCTGGGTTTGGAATGCTCCTCATGGTACGGGCTCCGATAAACAGCCAGAATTCAAATCGGGCAACCAGTGGAATAAGGAAGCCGCTGAAGTAACTGCGGAATCGTCTGGTTTTCGATCTTTAAGCAA GCCGCAATGGGATAAATTAAAAGCAGAGTACCTTGAGCATCAAGCCCGAATCCTCAAACAAGGACCCCGACGCCCAAAAACAGATAAACGTTGCAACGATAGCACCTCAGACACTGCTGTTCCTATTCCAGCTCCTGCACGGCCGCCTCGTCAGGCACCTGCCCCTCGCCAAGTTGAGTCTCGGCCTCCGCCATTCCCGCCAGGTATCCTCGTTTTCGTCAAACGCATTCATCCAGAAACAAATAAAACAACGCTCAAAAATCTCTTCACTCGAGGTGCTCCTAATGGTGTAGAGTACATAGATTTCCAAAAAGGCATTGACAGT ACTATCCTAATATCTAAACAACAGGCACATGTCC ACGGATTGGATGACGTCGGACAAGAATCAAGTACGAATCCGATAGAAGCAGAAGTTGTTCTTGGGACTAGAGAAGCCAACTACTGGGCCAAAGTCCCAGAGAAGGTTAGAATGGATGCCGTAGCCAAGGCAGGATTAGCCGGAGACAGGGATGGAAACGAAGAGTCGAAAGGTAGAAGGAAGAGGCAAAGAAAAATATAG